The Oryzias melastigma strain HK-1 linkage group LG3, ASM292280v2, whole genome shotgun sequence genome contains a region encoding:
- the LOC112160608 gene encoding uncharacterized protein LOC112160608: MHDVDQAGSESKFIQRKSYQPPDEMTKQQEDLQKLIDQIHSLSSGNTRSFSIPSTEENPNYDEILSQLSALNSPLRERFMEDFPKMFVCILSGRQDCGLEAELIKTASLEFGPPLLSFLSSLRSQTCTSETSNEALRGLFGTYATIPDLSSFEQIILKILSSLSVSGSLKSIMNALLDATARYVLQFMAIVVEVPMEYIRIALQFGIEIPSFDKKQTCSQGDLKQLIMWGMKNNVSWSFSAPFIEILLENIFPLEQSTVSYPGSECQDPTSVQFQRTTSDQTNDTAINHEIMCDQSNLTSLNETLCADVLSGAGDESSASILTLCQVLSNLSHNQVELTWRNMCYFLQALVSPFSTRSSVCSAEDSVPFSVITSLHEFLPVTPAPRRVARGASSLRQLVCDYSGWLANTTVDAGLVSLCSDNDHAEFVRQVCNNATLMKKLLSYPMNSWLYGYCGNSSADVGYLVSQLCVYEQWLNQPTEPVDPALINFCVSYDSVRLTQLMCEHTGFLMLIMSNPDNGRFMPNCTNLPPPPPISSLDPLSLDSCQYSEWHDLSQITTDILSKCIMFDQTGFTMEVCLNKTFLNSLLQIKDNAWLEMHCSTSFIPSTPDPNPAFNFANWCDYQTWGQKQVDSSIVALCWQHDPQSFNDNVCCQRSVLEKLLQDSQNTWLSSACSDTSEITLTPQVCTYSEWTRPVIVDMTDVALCSEIDPDNFTSKVCNNVTVLQNLLANQDNIWLIEYCGNHSNLAKTPVPGVGQGTGGTPFNATKQCQYSSWSVTPPHAALLVQCWEHDLSNFVSSICSNAAVLLSLSWEPSSMWVNNMCQTFTNYTTAPNNSSTAEKPVCIAKELIKEFNLVCPSFYISDCQPCTTQNKVLQMMVRCLKANLRTRETELMTPSVAKMLNEAVSTTIVILLTLEDALGTTWHVGEAIRPSLLRAVVDFFKNESDPEKKTVLLQCFGVGTTFLFFSVQVMFDNSSPVGNQSCKSSFSLT, from the exons ATGCATGATGTCGATCAGGCGGGGTCAGAGAGCAAATTCATACAAAGAAAGTCCTATCAACCACCAGATGAAATGACCAAACAGCAAGAGGACTTGCAGAAACTTATTGATCAAATTCACTCGTTGTCCAGTGGAAACACGCGCAGCTTCAGCATCCCTTCCACAGAGGAGAACCCCAACTATGATGAAATCCTGAGCCAGCTCTCTGCTCTAAACTCACCGCTGAGGGAGAGATTCATGGAGGACTTTCCCAAAATGTTCGTTTGTATTCTGTCTGGGAGACAGGACTGTGGACTGGAAGCAGAGCTGATCAAAACTGCCTCGCTGGAGTTTGGGCCCCCGCTGCTGTCATTTTTATCGTCTCTGAGATCGCAGACCTGCACCTCAGAGACCAGTAATGAAGCACTACGAGGCCTCTTTGGGACCTACGCCACAATACCGGATTTAAGTAGTTTTGAGCAAATAATTCTTAAAATTCTGTCAAGTCTTTCTGTCTCTGGCAGTCTGAAGAGTATTATGAATGCACTCCTGGATGCAACTGCCAGATATGTGCTCCAGTTTATGGCAATAGTTGTGGAAGTGCCTATGGAGTATATCAGGATAGCTTTACAGTTTGGAATTGAAATCCCATCGTTTGATAAAAAACAGACCTGTTCACAAG GAGATCTCAAACAGCTGATTATGTG GGGCATGAAGAACAATGTGAGCTGGTCCTTCAGCGCTCCGTTTATTGAAATCCTCCTGGAGAACATCTTCCCTTTAGAACAATCAACGGTGTCTTATCCAGGGTCGGAGTGCCAGGATCCTACTAGTGTCCAGTTCCAACGCACCACCTCTGATCAAACAAATGACACTGCGATCAACCATGAGATCATGTGTGATCAAAGCAACCTGACCAGTCTCAATGAAACTCTGTGCGCTGATGTTTTGTCCGGTGCAGGAGACGAATCTTCTGCCTCCATCTTGACTTTGTGTCAGGTGCTCAGCAACCTCAGTCACAATCAAGTGGAGCTGACATGGAGGAACATGTGCTACTTCCTTCAGGCTCTGGTTTCTCCCTTCAGCACCAGATCATCTGTCTGCAGCGCCGAGGACTCGGTTCCTTTCAGTGTCATCACGTCTCTCCACGAGTTTCTCCCCGTCACTCCTGCTCCTCGGCGAGTCGCCAGAGGGGCCTCGAGCCTCCGACAGCTCGTCTGCGACTACAGCGGCTGGCTGGCGAACACCACCGTGGATGCTGGCCTTGTGTCCCTGTGCAGCGACAATGATCACGCTGAGTTTGTGCGGCAGGTGTGCAACAAtgccactctgatgaaaaagcTGCTCTCGTACCCGATGAACAGCTGGTTGTATGGATACTGTGGAAACTCCTCAGCAGATGTTGGGTACCTGGTGAGCCAGCTCTGTGTCTATGAGCAGTGGCTCAACCAGCCCACAGAGCCAGTGGACCCCGCCCTGATTAATTTCTGCGTGAGCTACGATAGCGTTAGACTGACTCAGCTGATGTGTGAGCACACCGGATTCTTGATGCTCATAATGTCCAACCCTGACAATGGGAGGTTCATGCCCAATTGCACAAACTtgcctcctcctccaccaatctCTAGCCTGGACCCATTATCACTGGACTCATGTCAGTACTCAGAGTGGCATGATTTGAGTCAAATCACCACAGATATTTTATCAAAGTGCATCATGTTTGATCAAACTGGATTCACGATGGAGGTTTGCCTCAACAAAACGTTTCTGAACAGTCTACTTCAAATCAAAGACAACGCCTGGCTGGAGATGCACTGCAGTACCTCTTTCATCCCCTCCACTCCGGATCCCAACCCGGCCTTCAACTTTGCAAACTGGTGTGACTACCAGACGTGGGGACAGAAGCAGGTGGATAGCTCAATCGTAGCCCTCTGCTGGCAACACGACCCCCAGTCCTTCAACGACAACGTCTGCTGCCAGCGCTCAGTTCTggagaagctgctgcaggactCTCAGAACACATGGTTGTCCTCAGCCTGCTCCGACACGTCGGAAATAACCTTAACCCCACAG gtgTGCACGTACTCTGAGTGGACCCGTCCGGTCATTGTGGACATGACTGATGTAGCTCTCTGCTCGGAAATTGACCCGGATAACTTCACGTCCAAAGTCTGCAACAATGTCACCGTCCTCCAGAACCTGCTGGCCAATCAAGACAACATCTGGTTAATCGAGTACTGTGGCAACCATTCGAATCTAGCCAAAACCCCTGTTCCAGGTGTGGGACAGGGAACGGGCGGGACTCCATTCAACGCTACCAAGCAGTGCCAGTACTCCAGCTGGAGCGTCACCCCCCCACATGCAGCGCTGCTGGTTCAGTGCTGGGAGCACGACTTGTCCAACTTTGTCTCCTCTATCTGTTCCAATGCTGCCGTCCTGCTTTCTTTGTCGTGGGAGCCGTCCAGCATGTGGGTCAACAACATGTGTCAGACCTTCACCAACTACACCACAGCTCCCAACAACAGCAGCACTGCAGAGAAACCTGTCTGCATAGCAAAAGAACTGATCAAAGAGTTCAACTTGGTCTGCCCGAGCTTCTACATCTCAGACTGCCAGCCGTGCACCACTCAGAATAAGGTCCTGCAGATGATGGTGCGCTGCTTGAAGGCGAATCTGAGGACCAGGGAGACGGAGCTGATGACGCCGTCTGTGGCTAAAATGCTGAATGAAGCAGTCAGCACCACTATAGTGATCCTGCTGACTCTGGAGGACGCCCTGGGAACAACATGGCACGTCGGTGAGGCCATAAGGCCCAGTCTACTGCGCGCTGTAGTTGACTTTTTCAAGAACGAAAGCGacccagaaaaaaagacagtgtTGCTGCAGTGCTTCGGGGTAGgaactacatttttgtttttttctgtgcaagTCATGTTTGACAATAGCTCGCCGGTTGGAAATCAATCATGCAAATCATCGTTTTCTTTAACCTGA
- the strc1 gene encoding stereocilin (The sequence of the model RefSeq protein was modified relative to this genomic sequence to represent the inferred CDS: added 91 bases not found in genome assembly), which yields MAEPADLLAYNNTEAFRVIQDTLMNCALKGISMPSQLISIVLRNSPELQTPSSLTSDRLTEIAPLLPLVGGAFLQRLTASQLLPALPALSATPFTAAQASIIMEKLYPTLTQGQLQELGSLALGMKTSTLMTFTSDKLLSFLKAFSQSTKALDLCSQQANAITTKLWGFPEVVDWLNNVEPLLNCTPLISVLRRTRPLLNNLSNTITKKWNTQQAQEIFTELLSTNPNEAKQNFLGLGTLGQGLTCKILQDHFRANPSPSSVRKVLAFLRHQPNLLHTSLKKCLVEAISQFEFLSELLEDLGVEIALSMPVSTIKKFAADEMDTLRKMIIQEPHQFLMLSKTKQELLVDKIAQRLGMYTADFTEEEFQSLGIMAPFVMDEIFIQVDRSFFLTNLDALKELCYSGSKMEIVARILQEPGVFGPVPKWNKTTITQVGRFIFFLPINVLETISPDLMTVGRIEKLFMSQRQWAQGGVGILCSDQNDMKAIFDKQQFVLQLFLGFLKMNPSSSTPIVPTCEMLHTTAPSVWTSSSLSSMSSSAFSNCLELMGKDSYLAFFQRGEVLKRVKKMYGPVSSLSPSVVAQLGVIATELTPEELNVLQLTERRSIAAMGAVKSWSSKQLAALFSAVLNSTKQSPNQLDSSTLVAVGHIICGAKTTEIKLLNNVEFSKAVLCLGRLSLSCSEEQLQALVELLSHSLAFGPMSSWGTDVFMEIGVLAAGLPDIAMSALVQQQIEGITPMAISMISPQKFAVALNQKQISMFSYEQAAAVTQQQISVLSDVQRTALDMVLTPWVNRPVDFRGRSMGLVLSVNPSCLIFGLLMQLVVLFCSNT from the exons ATGGCAGAGCCAGCAGACCTCCTTGCATACAATAACACTGAGGCCTTTCGAGTCATCCAGGACACCCTCATGAACTGTGCACTCAAAGGAATCAGCATGCCCAGCCAGCTG ATCTCTATTGTCTTAAGGAACAGCCCAGAGCTGCAGACCCCATCCTCACTCACGTCTGACCGGCTGACAGAGATCGCCCCCCTCCTCCCTTTGGTAGGAGGGGCTTTCCTGCAGAGACTCACAGCATCACAACTGCTCCCTGCCCTACCTGCCCTCAGCGCCACCCCCTTCACTGCAGCACAG gCCTCCATCATCATGGAGAAGCTATATCCCACT CTCACTCAGGGCCAGCTGCAGGAGCTCGGTTCCTTGGCTTTGGGAATGAAGACGTCGACCCTGATGACCTTCACCTCAGATAAACTGCTGTCATTCCTGAAAGCTTTTAGCCAAAGCACCAAAGCCCTGGACCTCTGTTCACAGCAAGCGAATGCTATCACCACCAAACTATGG GGTTTTCCAGAGGTTGTTGACTGGTTGAACAACGTGGAGCCATTGCTCAACTGCACCCCTCTGATTAGTGTCCTGCGCAGAACTCGCCCACTTTTAAACAATCTCTCCAACACAATCACTAAAAAGTGGAACACACAGCAG GCTCAAGAAATTTTCACTGAACTGCTCAGTACAAATCCAAATGAAGCTAAACAAAATTTTCT GGGTTTAGGAACACTGGGTCAAGGTTTGACCTGCAAGATCCTACAGGATCACTTCCGGGCCAATCCATCCCCTTCTTCCGTGAGGAAAGTCTTGGCATTCCTACGGCATCAACCCAATCTTCTGCACACTTCACTG aaaaagtgtttGGTAGAGGCGATTTCTCAGTTTGAATTCCTCTCTGAGCTGCTCGAGGATCTTGGAGTTGAAATAGCTTTGTCCATGCC GGTGAGCACTATTAAGAAGTTTGCTGCGGATGAGATGGACACTTTGAGGAAGATGATTATCCAGGAACCTCACCAGTTTCTCATGCTATCCAAAACCAAACAGGAACTACTGGTGGACAAAATAGCTCAGAGACTG GGCATGTACACAGCAGACTTCACAGAAGAGGAGTTTCAATCACTTGGGATTATGGCGCCATTTGTGATGGATGAAATCTTTATTCAAGTCGATCGCAGCTTTTTCCTTACAAATCTGGATGCCCTCAAAGAGCTCTGCTACAGTGGCAGTAAGATGGAAATCGTGGCCCGTATTCTGCAAGAACCTGGTGTTTTTGG GATCTGATGACAGTGGGACGCATAGAGAAGCTGTTCATGAGCCAGAGACAGTGGGCTCAGGGAGGAGTGGGGATCCTCTGTTCCGACCAGAACGACATGAAGGCCATTTTTGACAAGCAGCAGTTTGTCCTGCAGTTATTCCTGGGCTTCCTCAAAATGAATCCTTCTTCAT CAACACCCATTGTTCCCACCTGTGAGATGCTGCACACAACAGCGCCCTCTGTCTGGACGTCCAGCAGTCTGAGCAGCATGTCATCATCTGCCTTCTCCAACTGTCTGGAGCTGATGGGCAAAGACTCATATTTAGCATTCTTCCAACGCGGCGAGGTGCTCAAGAGGGTGAAAAAG ATGTATGGCCCAGTGTCATCATTATCCCCGTCTGTGGTTGCTCAGTTGGGTGTAATAGCGACAGAGCTGACGCCAGAAGAACTTAATGTTCTCCAGCTGACAGAGAGAAGAAGCATCGCTGCCATGGGAGCTGTCAAATCTTGGTCCAGCAAACAG CTTGCTGCTCTGTTCTCCGCCGTGTTAAACTCCACCAAGCAGAGTCCGAACCAGCTAGACTCCAGCACTCTGGTGGCAGTGGGACACATAATATGTGGGGCTAAAACCACAGAGATCAAGCTACTCAATAATGTAGAGTTCAG CAAAGCAGTCCTCTGCCTGGGTCGGCTGAGTCTGTCCTGCTcggaggagcagctgcaggctCTTGTTGAGCTGCTCTCCCACAGCCTTGCTTTTGGTCCCATGAGTTCATGGGGAACGGATGTGTTCATGGAGATTGGAGTCCTGGCAG CTGGTCTCCCTGATATTGCTATGTCAGCTTTAGTTCAACAGCAAATTGAAGGAATCACCCCCATGGCCATCTCAATGATTTCACCTCAAAAGTTTGCT GTGGCGCTTAACCAGAAGCAGATCAGCATGTTTTCCTATGAGCAGGCGGCTGCAGTGACTCAGCAGCAGATCTCTGTTCTGTCAGATGTGCAGAGGACAGCTCTTGATATGGTGCTGACTCCTTGGGTGAACAGGCCTGTAGACTTCAGag GGAGGTCAATGGGCTTGGTGCTGAGCGTCAACCCTTCATGTCTCATATTTGGACTACTGATGCAACTAGTTGTCCTGTTCTGCTCAAACACATAA
- the eif3jb gene encoding eukaryotic translation initiation factor 3 subunit J-B produces the protein MRSGSGVHVSPSLSNTANMADWDAENFEPDEPIKKAAVMDKWEGEDEEEDVKDNWDDEDDGGGDDDEKKKDEAKKPETKVSDKKRLSEKIKEKENRLKKKQQELKEQEQEELTPEEQLAEKLRVKKLQEEADLELAKDAFGVGSATGIDAMCPSSKEEFTEFEKVLKEKISQFEKSVHYSSFLESLFRELCISLEVDDLKKVSNSLSVLLSEKQKQEKQNKGKKKKKGVVAGGGLKAQLRDDLDYAEFDGGYAQDYEDFM, from the exons ATGCGCAGCGGCAGCGGCGTTCACGTTTCTCCGAGCCTGTCAAACACAGCCAACATGGCGGACTGGG ACGCCGAAAACTTCGAGCCAGACGAGCCGATTAAAAAGGCGGCAGTTATGGACAAATGGGAAGGCGAAGACGAGGAGGAAGATGTTAAG gATAACTgggatgatgaagatgatggcgGCGGCGATGATGATGAGAAGAAAAAGGACGAAGCGAAGAAACCAG AGACGAAAGTTTCTGATAAGAAAAGGTTAAGCGAAAAGATCAAAGAGAAGGAAAATCGGTTAAAGAAGAAACAGCAGGAGTTGAAAGAGCAA GAACAAGAGGAACTAACTCCTGAAGAACAACTTGCAGAAAAGTTAAGAGTGAAGAAACTACAGGAGGAGGCTGACTTGGAGTTGGCAAAAGATGCTTTTG GTGTTGGCAGTGCCACCGGCATTGATGCCATGTGTCCATCCTCCAAAGAAGAATTCACAGAATTTGAAAAAGTGCTGAAAGAAAAGATATCCCAGTTTGAAAAATCCGTGCATTATTCAAGTTTCTTGGAATCATTGTTTCGGGAACTTTGTATTTCAT TGGAAGTAGATGACTTGAAGAAAGTCAGTAATTCCCTGTCGGTTCTACTtagtgaaaaacagaaacaagaaaaa caaaacaaaggaaagaagaagaagaaaggtgTTGTAGCCGGGGGTGGATTGAAAGCACAGTTGAGAGACGACCTTGACTATGCAGAGTTTGATGGTGGTTACGCCCAAGACTATGAGGACTTCATGTGA
- the LOC118600083 gene encoding homeodomain-interacting protein kinase 3-like, with protein sequence MDIKEGTIIHSAKESYQLREFLDEGAFGTVMKGKKLETNEDVAIKIFKNNNKDILSLEFNALKRIQRIDADKYNLVKCIERFGYRRKVFIVFEMLDQSLHDFMRKRDGSPLSMSEIKTISWQLLVALKGLKSIGLVHTDIKPDNIMLVDSKSQPLRVKLIDFGLSLKLDDLITGSIFQTMPYRAPEVRLGLPLNEAIDMWALGHILTLLLTGSSLYPCDNDFNIIRAMVRMQGMPDSSLLEKALYSYNFFTEYEKGVWELDSPVEYAKKTGKKLKLNISKNYATFDEFIQKRNDPSDAEQVELFVNLLEQMLLIDPDRRITVEEALKHPFFAENNDDNKRIGEKVSGIAYTAPAQDCIHKQDEKIFEKDSSVEHINTTKDKIPNCKEDFLSPSVLEILKPQKTFFRKVIDFIYNPFDF encoded by the coding sequence atggacataAAAGAAGGTACCATCATTCACAGTGCAAAAGAGTCTTATCAGTTAAGAGAATTCCTGGATGAAGGGGCTTTTGGAACGGTGATGAAAGGTAAAAAGTTAGAAACAAATGAGGATGTGGcaattaaaatattcaagaaTAACAACAAGGACATACTTTCACTGGAATTCAATGCATTGAAGAGAATTCAGAGGATCGATGCTGACAAATATAACTTGGTGAAGTGCATTGAGAGATTTGGTTATAGACGCAAagtatttatagtttttgaaatgctGGATCAAAGTCTGCATGATTTTATGCGTAAAAGAGACGGCTCTCCTTTGAGTATGTCTGAAATCAAAACCATTTCTTGGCAGCTTCTGGTTGCCCTGAAAGGCTTGAAGAGCATTGGTTTGGTCCACACTGACATTAAACCAGATAATATCATGTTGGTTGACAGCAAGTCACAACCTCTTCGGGTAAAATTGATCGACTTTGGTTTATCATTAAAACTGGACGATTTAATAACAGGAAGCATTTTTCAGACCATGCCCTACAGAGCTCCTGAAGTCAGGCTGGGTCTCCCATTAAATGAAGCCATCGATATGTGGGCACTTGGACACATTTTAACTTTACTGTTAACAGGATCATCATTGTATCCATGTGATAATGATTTTAACATAATCCGAGCCATGGTGAGAATGCAGGGCATGCCTGACAGTTCCCTTTTAGAAAAGGCACTCTACTCTTACAACTTTTTTACAGAGTATGAAAAAGGCGTCTGGGAACTTGATTCACCTGTAGAATATGcgaaaaaaactgggaaaaagttaaaattgaacATAAGTAAAAATTATGCCACCTTTGATGAATTTATACAAAAACGTAACGATCCCTCTGACGCAGAACAAGTGGAGCTGTTTGTTAACCTTCTTGAACAGATGCTGCTCATCGATCCAGATAGACGCATCACTGTGGAGGAAGCTctcaaacatcctttttttgctgagaataatgatgataataaaAGAATTGGGGAAAAGGTCAGTGGTATTGCATACACTGCTCCAGCCCAAGACTGCATCCATAAgcaagatgaaaaaatatttgaaaaagattcCTCAGTGGAACATATAAACACAACTAAAGACAAAATCCCCAACTGTAAGGAAGATTTCCTGTCGCCCTCTGTACTAGAGATTTTAAAGCcccaaaagacattttttaggaAGGTTATAGATTTCATTTACAACCCTTTTGATTTTTAG